The stretch of DNA ATATATAGAAAATTGTTAGTCTAATTTACTTTTTTCCATCTACAGGACGAGTCTCGAGTTTACAAGAATCTCTTGCAAGAGCTAGTTCAGAGAGAAGATTTAAGCACTCCAGTTTATAAAACTATAAAACGTGGTGAACCCCACAAGCCTATTTTCTTTACTAGTGTGGAGCTGGATGGAGAAATATTCCATGGGAAAGCAGCAAAATCCAAGAAACAAGCAGAGTTGGATGCTGCAAGGGCTGCCTATGTCGCTCTTCAGGAACGTAAGTCCGAAAAAACAGTTCATTCTTTCTAATTGATTCCTTTTGCTGACtctaatcttctatgttcaagTGAATCTTATTTTGGTAGTTTGACTAGTTAGGATGTAGCAGCTTTACAAGTAAATCAGAAACTGGAATATACATTAAAAAGGTAACCAATTACCatgaaaatagtaaattatGAAATGaataatgtgtttattttcatgacATCTATCTTCAGGTGGATCAATTCAGAATGTCAACTTCACTTCCTCTAGTTTAGGAGCACATACTCCCAAATCAACTTGGAGCTCTTGTGTGGCCTATGACTTGGGGCAGAGTCTAAAACACCAATGCATTTTGGTTCCACATCAACCTCAGATTTATGTTGAAGCTAAAGAGAAGTTTGGTACATTAGCAGATTCAGCAGAAACCACTGTAAGCACAATGGAAGTGGACAACTCATACCCTGCAATAACATCTCATATGGTAAATttgagtttatattttttttttggtaaattgcggcataaatacttaatgtttcagattttatacacttaaatactaaATGTTTACATGGGTTTTTTGCACTATTTTTTGATAGTTTTGATACCTTTTACGACTTTTGTGCCTTTTTTGGCTTTTGTGCCATTTTATGGCTTGTCCCTATTTGTTTAGGGTAATTTTGTAGTTTGGTCAATTGGCAAGAGAAGTGATTTTGCTCATGATTTCTATTTCAACGACTTGTTCTTTTTTGACAGATAAGTATTTTAAGTTTAAGTCCTTATGTTAAATATGGATTTTTTTACTATTGTTATTTCACATTATCTTTTcattatattaaatatgatttctATTTCAACGACTTGTTCTTTTTTGACAGATAAGTATTTTAAGTTTAAGTCCTTATATTAAATATGGATTTGTTTACTATTGTTATTTCACATTATCTTTTCGTTATATTGTGTagtaatagagttttattttgttattttgtaggtTATTTTGTGGAGGGCACCTACAATTACGAGAATTACTAATAATCctaattttaaacttaatttgtttgatataatttttcaacatttttataTTAGGGTGCTAGTTTATTTTTGGAAgcaaaaatacctaatattacaattctcttacaccatTACTATCACTtccgttaactcataaatatggacacgtggatggttcagatgcattacatttatttttattttattttaaaacttaatattcttaatatcataaactaaatgctacttgtttcaaaaaaaaaaaacctgttCTCATAACAATTTTTATATGATATTGGCACTTCAATTCGATAATAATGTTCCATATACTACACTGGTTCACTCAGCTACGGTAATTTAGTATTgcatctctcttatttttttaaaaaaaacaaataatatttagtttttgatattaagaatattaaattttaaaataaaataaatagtgaaaattacataaaatatgagattttgtaaaaaagttacaaaaatatggcatttataggtttgccactcttctatgacattttttcacatttaagactttttatggtatttgatatgccatatttttataaacctattatacaaacccatatttcatgtttttgtttctaacttaattagttttattttttttttagtttattttacatttacattttagggtttctttctatttgaaaaatttacacgaaatactaacttttttttttcacacattACAGTTATAATTTGacaaagaaatttttacatttatactttttttaattttttttcttttttttttagttttttacttattaaagttttaaaaagctTTTTTTTgtcgtttttatatattttttggtcaattttggctctattttttcttttcatttttaagtcagttgttgattttttttttctttctttctcttctctctctctctaattttctttttgaattttttttctaatttctctttgtggctcttttttttttttttctcaaactatgttttttatctttgtatatatataaacatataggGCAATTTACactaatatatacattatataattttattacaatatatgtgcataataatttattttcatataatcatacattttatctattatgaagaaaattattttcaatttattatacaatatataaatcgtaagtatttgattatttaatttattatcactcattattatagttattgaatgatatattattaattattttatatttttatataattttaaaaatcaaccattattataaatattgaaagtttgtatttagattaaatcactatttaattttttcctaTAAAGCTATTATTCAAATACATACTATATCCAAATACAATATACtcaaattttaaacatttatgtttataaaaattataataagaagattagtttttttttatttatttttatttatttacaagtgttttctttttatttgtattttttgtattattatttgtgttataaaTGTATgcaaatttttttgtttatattttgttgatatattatcacatttttatttattgtaaatgattctcaatattgattttttctataaataattttgtgtTCATTAAGTAAATCATATGCACATATACTTATCTacaatttatgttttattttttctaattaaataatgtttgaagtttataaagttatgtttgtttatttattttttgatgtaagaattgttttttaatagataaatttattcactaactcattagaaaataatcaacatatagaaacaatagaaaaaaaatatatttattttagtatagtataaatattagctatatgtctatttttatgtttacaattataataaacataccaataatataaaatattttgtatgtatatatgtgtttcttttattttctattaattaaacatattaatttaataaacaaaataataatattcacataggtttattatatcactgtatgtgtgtcatgtttattttttagtaatttttttagaaaataaataatatacataaaaaaattgtttatctttttttttttttgtgtcttgtttattttttctaattaaataatatttagagtttataaagttatgtttgtttatttattttttgatgtaagaattgtatttctatagaaacaatagaaagaaaaaatatttattttagtatagtataaattagctatgtttatttttatatttacaattataataaacatactaataatataaaatactttgtatatatatgtttattttattttctatttattaaacataaaatttaataaacaaaataataatattcacatatgtttattatatcactctatgtgtgtcatgtttatttttagtaattttaaacattgatttatatttatatacattaatgtttataatttttatatttattttattgaaaaaaaaacttattagattataataattcatactaaaatatataataaatatttattatttaataaaataaatatttaatttgtttattttttataaaactatttattatttatttaattaattttacggaattatttattttgaatttttattattactaatatttaaaatattaatataataaatataaggataagatattataaaataatattaccaatattaattacattaatctatttatggtaattagtttaatcattaatgatttatattatttaataattaaaatatatggttttatgtaataagttttcaaaatgtataaattttttaaataatttttttttgcacattttttgtaattattttgtttttgttgtacatttatgaaaaaagtcttatatataattagtgtacatttttgtatctcattttttttacagaaattaaacttgtttttcttttatttaaactactatttgttttttttttgttaaaaactaattattttaataaaaacagcagaagaaaaaaaaaccagtttcattaaAATCATCGTGAAAAAAAAagcaatataaaaaatcataatctcaaaagaatacaaactttaaaaactagtttcatcaacattgaaaagaaactattaatttcattaaaagaataaaaaaaattgtttcatcaacaagataatgaaaaaaattacaatctaaaaacgATACTACCTTtagaaactagtttcatcaatattaaaagaaactaattatttcattaaaagaggcaaaaaaaaaaaaaatagtttcatcaataacataatgaaaaatacaCAATACCTAATagaactaaacttttacaaacgatactaaatttaaaaaccagttttgaacatataaattttatatcaatacctaataaccaaacttctaacttcattctttattttggcatttaatttttatttgcttgctcaaaaaaatataattgatttaaacatacattatgtagcaaatataacaaagagaaaaagaaactaaaatcaaagagaaaaaaaagaaacaaaaaaaaattaaagagacaaaaatgcaataaaaaccataaaagaataacaaaaaaaaaacaatggaatgtgagaaaccagttagtaaaacaaccaaaataaaaacaaacaaataaaaaccagtttcttgaaataatcaaataaaaaattgaaacttaaaactcaattatgaacaacaataaaaaaacagttatgaaaactagttacttaaaaaaaaacaattatgaaaataataaaataatatgtgtgtcagaaactgattatttaaaataaaataaaaattgttgttcaaatatcatgcAATAATAAAACCAGtgtaacgcccttacttacgtaaaataagatgccataaataaactggcgttaagatactaatgttgcctttattaaaaaaataacaattttcaaaacatgggtacccagttaaaaataaagtattaccacttagggaaaactaatagaaaatttaaacgacaacatcctcgataagtttaataaattaaaaaaaaactttcagcggaagatggccaagaccacacgcagttacatgatcacacgagatacaccccatgctgcccggactcaacttgtcaccgaaagcttacagacttacttatctgcacataggggggtaaataaggggtgagctgcaaagcccagtaaggaaaaacaaaatactatgtaccaacattcacacatcatagcacaaacatatacatcaaacatacaataaactaatcataagtataaatagaggcagccacacaaatactgaaataccacacactcacactccagCTTCATACAAATCTGGAagtcttacgttcttaaccagaacgcagtaccaataaccagtgcacccttacgtacactgcctcacttaccacatcaccatacatgtgtggtttccaaccacttccaagtacctggaacatgattaaacagccatatacaatccatcgacaaaacactaatatttcaccgaaactatcacattccacagtttcaatacaatttattcaagcactcatactaggtactcaaaccatataaaaagcaagtataaagtataattatttttccttacctcaactccgctgtaattaattcctacgataccttctaggccctataacatttaacgaaacccttagtccaccgataaactcaatatatttattactcttactgtacagcaactttagcctagaatttgacttataaaacgtttgaattagaagtcaaactgttcacaaagtttttagttaattgaaagacctttctaacgatataaagatcatcaaaTGCGGGCATCCTTTTTCAATAAACTAGCAGCACAAGCTACACTATCTCCGTTACATGTACTCAACAATACCTTCCACTGTTCTTAACCATTCCTCAGCTTCCATTGGATCTGAGCCCCCTTCAAAATTTGGTGGGTgttgcttgcggaacctttcatatattGGTTCCCATCGACCCTCCGGCACAGGCAGGTATTACACCGGCAAAAATCGATGTTGTCCTTGATTGGGTTGTTCCTGACGGTTGTGAGCCTCTTCATCTCGCTTCCTAATTTCTTCCCTGAGACGAGCAACTTCTTGCGCCAAATCTTCTTGTTGTGGTGGCACCACTACAGGGGCGTTTTGGTGTTCTTGGCCAACTACCCCAGCAGGGACTTCGTGGTTGCCCCCACCTTGACCTGGTTGTTGTCCATTTACAGGGGCATTTTGATTCTCCTGGATCACCGCCTCGACAGGTACATGCTGGTTTCCCCTGCCTCGACCGCGACCTCGACCGCGAGCACCTCCTCGCCCCCGACCTCTAGCTCGGTCTCTTACAGCTGCTCGACCTCGACCGTGAGATTCTTTCTTCTCAAGGGAACCAAGTATTAATGAAATTATACctataaaaaatgaaattatagaATTAATATATGAACTAggccttattattatatgtagttattaataattgaaaaaaaaaaaacttatcgtGAGATAGTTCTAGTACATcttttatatatactaggtgagtATTCTAGATGCAgcgtaatttttcttattttatttcatttatactTTTTGTTTgcttaacttttattttataaataattgtaacaaaattttatataatgtaAATTTTGCATCTTAATTATAgtacaaattatatatttattattatattggagATAAGAGAGTAAGAATAAATCTTTAAAATGGGCATTATAGatttttgaacattgttttcttttttctacttttttttaaaaataaaatttgtaatataCCTTTAATAATTAGGCtgattaggatttttgcccctcaAGCTTTAACACGTACTAAATCATACCCcttaacttttaaggtcgttaaaaatgccccctgaactattgagattgttagatttaaggacttttgtccaattttagtaaaaaaaaaatctaacatagatgaaagttcatgagacatgatttagtacatgtcaaagtttgagggacatgatttggtagatatcaaagtctggggagcatggtttagtacctaaacaatcactgaaatagtaaaattgaatgaaattagacaaaagtctttaaatctaacaatctcaatagttcgggagaaatttttaacggccagaaAAGTTCAAGGGAACATGATTcggtacatgttaaaatttagggggcaaaaatcctaattagcccaataactataatgtggacaattatgaaaaaaatagttaaagaatatttctaaatattaaaGCGATAAAGGGTGTATTGGTGCACCATTTTTTAAGGGTTACACCGTAGATACTTTTTAAGATATATACTACTACTAAATTCTTAACATGtacttatttaaataaaataatataaaataaaaaaattagagaaaatccGTAGTAGGAACATAAAAGAGTATTTTGGTAAACCCATTATTTGTTTCGATATTTTGGAGAGTTTTTTAGtccaatttttttaatgattctctcgtgttatagttatttaggacCACctcgtaaatttttaaaaaaattcgaatAGTTTTACCATGCcgaaaaataaagttaaaatagttgcttaatacatatataaaaatatcatgcatgcaacaaaatatttaatttttttagcattGTAAACTAAATTAATTGCAATATATTTGGTAATATATATTAGGTGGGAAAAAAAAGAATTCGATTAGGACATATGTAATTTCTGTTTTCGGGAATATACGATACCCTCGAATGAAGCAATAATAATTCCATACCACAAATgaactttaattcattttttttcaatcatgAACTTTGATTAATTTTGTGATAATATAAtagctatatttttttttattattaattaatcaaatttgattatatctagcGCCAGTAGTCATGGCGACGGATCGATCAATATGTACAACAAAATATACGTTTTAAGTTTTTTGAACGCGTGTGGTAAACTGTAATATCAAGAACTCTTTTTTcggtactgtaaactattcagaatttttcaaaaatttacaaggaTGATACTGTAAATATAACGAACActgctatgaaaaaaaaaattaaaacaaaatatttcgGCATGTAATTTCGGACATAGAGATTAACTATGAAGTTGTAATTAGCATTTCTCTATTATGAATCTTCGATCGTATGCATGCCTCCTAATAAGCCAACACCTCTACTCCCTAAGGTTAGCCCCAaaattaaactataatattaatattatacggtctttgtgtaataaaaaaaatatattatttagtgatgtaataaaaatatttgctTGCAACGTGTGGACCGTTAGCCAGGTGAGATGGTGCTTTATAATGAACCCTCAGAGGGTCACATGCTTGTCAACTCTACTCCCCAGGTTGGCAGCGTGCGGTGCTTCAGACTTCAGCCACTTGAAGCTCCTAACCATCTTATAGGAATGGTACCACGTCCCTATAAGGGTGGGCGGAGAGAGCACCATCCATATGACTAGGGAGTACGGCCCACCAGATGCATCCCAACTACTTTGCCCCACTTGGTTACAGGCCCACGTGACTGGACCCGGCGATAGGACTGTATAAAGTaatcaatataaacatattaaaaaagctATAACAAGTCGATGTGGGATTTTTTCTTCCTTAAACCAAACCAAATCAAAAGTTGTTCTTCTCAGTTAGTGTAAAAATGATGCTATCCGACTCTCCACTCCTCATCTCACTGCACAACAGAGTCAGAGAGACCAAAAACCTCTTTTTCCCTCTCGACCAAGGAACCCAATCACCGGCGGCGGCGCAGTTGCTTCGTCCTCTAAGACCGTGTATGtcgttttagtattttttttttcctttctttctttctttctttctatgtcTATCTCTTCGTGCcttatgtatgaatttttgttaTTGCTCGGTATTAGTTCTCATAGGGCTTGATTTTCTTCCTTCACGCTGGGTTTATCATACAATACAAGtttagaattaattttttttggcttCGTGTTTCTTTTAACTCGTTGCATTCCATTTTTTAGGATTTAAATCTGTATAACATTTTCTGTAtcgtaaaatagcataaaatgcCTGAAGGTTTCCACTTAGAACGCCCTCTGTTCGCCGGTGCCTTAACTAGCACCTTCCCTCAAAGGTTccaggtatttttttttctttttatttatttattttattttaattttatctcACAAAAAAAGTAATATTCGAGAAGTTCCAGATCATCAGGTGAGGACTGAGGAGCTATGCTTCTTTCTAGTTTTCACTTCGTTTCTTTGAATAcccaatttttcattttaagcTTCTGGGCATTAaagatttgttttttttctttcacttATGTTGTTTATTTATGCATTATTGAttgtttttcttaattattttgtggGTTTAAAGGAGGTGTTTGTGGATCCTTCCCGGGATGAAAGTTTGATCTTTGAGATATTAGAATTGAAGGAAGAAGTTGGTGATGATGGAAGTGCTTCATGGTTTCTTCAAGACCTTGCCTCTGAACAAGAATCTGAAGGCTGcgtggtaattaaatttttcccTATTATTGTTCACACTCATTAATTGTGTATTCATCTATCAATTGCTAACTTGATCATATTTTCCTTGTCTTagattgtttatggttttatttTGAAAGGGTTATCCAATTTGTTTCGTATAAATGCGTACATGTTAATTTAGTCCTCTTCAGTTCTTATTCTCTAGTTTCTATCTATGTAAGATGGTAATTAAATGCCGATATATTATGATACTAGCTTTCGCAATATTTGGATATGAGAAAAGTTTCCCCAATAGTAGCTGAGATATGATTCAAACTATTGTGCCAAAGACTAATTTGCCTCAAATTAAAATTCAGGTGATTGAACAGTCAGCAGTGACTTAGGCCCCTGGACTGTGCTATAGGAGCACACCTGCTGTCATTATAACTGCAGTAGGCCAAATGGTATGTGTCCATAGTAATCTTTTAGGTTGTGTTTGCTGTTGGTTATGGGTTTTTACTTTCTTTAGTTTGCCTTCACATTTAAGTAATGGATGATTGGCCTTTGGTCTATTGTGTGGAATCATAAATGTCACCAACCTTGTATCTGTCGTAAACTTGTGATTATTGATGCTAGGTATCTGTTCTTCTACTTCCTTCAATGTGCCTCTTCTGTAGGGACAAAGATGAAAAAACAAAAGGGAAATTGTGttcaaatatgtatatatttcaaCATTTTCTTTCAAGTAACCTTACATAATATATCCTTTTCCTTTCCTGATGACTGATATGGAATGGAAGAGAAATAGTGAAACAGTGTGCTGCTTCATCACCTGATTAATCATTATCGGTATTGAATATTTTCTTTCCAAATAATTTGTATTGAACTGCCATTAGAAACATTTACGAAGAACTATGATGATTGCAAGAAGTGCTTTTGAAGCATGGCTTGTAGTTTCTCCATTGCATGGAAAATATTCTTTGTTTATCAAACTTCCTTTGAAGAATCTCAAATTTAAACTGTATTAACCTTTTGGGCTCATATCAATTCATTATTTTGGTTACTTGAACATAGGCTATCTCTAAGGGACGGCAAGGTAGGGAAGCACAAAATGTTGTGAGGGTAAGttatttctcttcttttttaaaTCTAGTTTAGGATTTTCTTTCCACCAGCTAATAACGGTTTAGTGTTTCTGTGctctattaatattttattgttatcTTGTGGGTATATGTTGCAAATGTTCGTCTTAAAGAAGTTAACACGGATATCCTAATTTCTGCATATGAGCCGATTCATATAAAGTAAGTACTAGGAGTTTGTGTTCTGCTGCAACAAGTTCTCGGttttttgcttttctttctGAGAGTACAAATCATTGATTAAATGCTATCACCTATACTTGAATAAATAACACCTAAAAGAAGAGCATCTACACATGAATATACTTACAACATTCAGTCAATTTATGCATATTAGTTGCAAGTGTAAAATTAATGCATCTTTTTCTTCCAAATGTTAAGATGTTGAATTTCAAGGATACAAATTTATTTCCTCTCAACATAAATTTTCCTGCCAGCAGTGCTTTAGTAATGTAAAGAGGCAGAGCATAATCTTCCTCCTCTGCACCCTCCTTGTGTTAGATTCTCCGATTGTGGTTCAGTTCCCAAATGTTTGAACAGAAATAGATGGTAACAACACTGTTTTGTGTTGTGTTAATATTTCCGACACCCTCACACTTTCCTTATTGTTTTCAGTCCATTGAGTGAAAGTGCTACCGCCGTCGGGGCTGGTGCTGCCACTCCTGCTGAGCTTTCTGGATGTGTGCCAATGCTTGAGGTCTTCAAACTTGCTGTCTCAACGTTTAAAGTCAACAACTGGGGCCTTTTTGGAAGTGTATAGATGAGTCATAGGGCCATGTATAGATTATACATGAATAGGGTGGTTGTTTTGgattt from Cannabis sativa cultivar Pink pepper isolate KNU-18-1 chromosome 2, ASM2916894v1, whole genome shotgun sequence encodes:
- the LOC133034104 gene encoding uncharacterized protein LOC133034104, yielding MMLSDSPLLISLHNRVRETKNLFFPLDQGTQSPAAAQLLRPLRPFLIGLDFLPSRWHKMPEGFHLERPLFAGALTSTFPQRFQEVFVDPSRDESLIFEILELKEEVGDDGSASWFLQDLASEQESEGCVVSVLLLPSMCLFCRDKDEKTKGKLCSNIPLSESATAVGAGAATPAELSGCVPMLEVFKLAVSTFKVNNWGLFGSV